ACAAAACGTGGTTCTAATGATGCTGCGCATGTTAACACGCTTTCCGCTTCTCTTTATAGGCGGGATGGTTATGGCATTTTCATTGAATGCGAAGATGGCGCTTGTGTTGGTTGTGACCGTACCTCTCCTGATCCTATCTCTTCTGGTAATTATTAAGAAGGGTTTTCCTTTATTTAAAAAAGTCCAGGCTAGCTTGGATAAAGTAAACGGAGTTACACGTGAAAATTTGGCGGGGGTAAGGGTAGTAAAGGCCTTCGTTCGTTCAGATTATGAAAAGGAACGTTTCCAAACAGAGAACGACCAATTAGCTGATATAACGGTAAAGGCAGCACGAACCATGGCGTTGATGATGCCGATTATGATGCTGTTGATGAATCTAAGCATCGTTGCGATTATTTGGTTTGGTGGTTTTCAAGTCAATACAGGTAGCATGCAGCTCGGAGAAGTCATTGCTTTTACCAATTATATGACCCAGATTTTGTTCGCCCTTATGATGGCTGGCATGATGCTCATGATGGTGTCGCGGGCAAAAGTGTCTGCGGATCGGATTGTGGAGGTAATGGATACGAAAACCACTATTGCTGATGTCGGGCATAAAGACGTTTATATGCATACAGGAAAAATTGAATTTGACCATGTTTCCTTTCAGTATGCTGGTACTAGCGGGCAACCTGTATTAAAGGATGTAACGTTTTCGGTGACGCCGGGTGAGCGAATTGCAATCCTTGGCTCTACGGGTTCGGGTAAATCAACGTTGGTTCATTTGCTCCCACGTTTTTATGATGTGACAGAGGGACGTATTTTATTGGATGGAACGGATATTCGCGAGCTGAGCTTACAGGAGCTTCGCAAAAACATCGGGATGGTTTTACAGGAGGCAGTACTGTTCTCAGGAACCATTCGTGATAATATTCGCTGGGGTGATCCCGAGGCCTCAGATGATCAAGTGATAGCCGCAGCAAAGGCAGCCCAAGCTGATGAATTTATAGCGAAACTACCTGCGGGCTATGATACAGTGGTAGGTCAACGGGGAGTTAATCTATCAGGCGGACAAAAACAGCGCTTGTCCATTGCTCGCGCTCTACTGGCAAAGCCAAACATTCTCATTTTGGACGATAGCACTAGTGCGGTGGATTTGACGACCGAGGCTCTCATTCAAAAAGCGTTAAAAGAGCAATTAGGACATACGACTTGTTTTATTGTTGCACAACGCATTAGCTCTGTGATGGAAGCAGACAAAATCATTGTATTAGATAATGGTCAGATTTCAGATATTGGAACTCACCAAGAACTGATGCAACACTCGGATGTGTATCAGGATATCTATCGTTCCCAAGTAAGAGAGGAGGCGATTTAGATGAATCGAGGAGGATCAGAACCACAACGTTCAAAAGGAATGGGCGGGCCTATGGGAAAAGGAATGACGGGCATGCCGGTTGTTAAACCGAAAAATTCCATGGAGGCGCTCAAACGGCTATGGGGATATTTACGGGAACAACGCTGGTCGTTATTTCTGGTGTTTTTCCTAGTGCTGGCTAGCTCCGGCTTTGCGTTGATGGGCCCCTTGCTGATTGGAAAGGCCATTGATAGCATGGGGATTACCACGGGACAGGTTCAATTCTCATTGTTAGCCAAGATTGTTGGGAGCTTAATCATCGTATATATTTTGGGGGCGCTTGCTTCCTGGTTACAAACCTATTTGATGGCAAGTGTCTCGCAAAAGACGGTCAAGAGTATGCGAAAGGATATCTTTGATAAAGTACAGACTCTGCCGTTGCGCTTTTTTGATGAAAGACCCCGCGGTGATTTGATGAGTCGTCTAACCAATGACGTAGAGAATATTAATAACACTCTCTCACAAGCAACAACGCAAATTTTTTCCAGTCTCATTACTGTAATTGGGGCCGTGGGAATGATGCTTATGCTAAGTCCATCTTTAACATTGGTTAGTCTCATTGTTGTTCCACTTGGCTTATTTATTACAAAAAAAATTGCGGAGCGTACGCGTAAGCTCTTCTTAGAACAGCAGACAGAGCTAGGGCAATTAAATGGATATATTGAAGAAATGATTTCGGGACAACGGGTGGTCAAGGCTTTTAATCGTGAACAACAAACCATCGACCAATTTGCAGAAAAAAATCAGCGCTTGAAAAAAGTAGGGGCTCAAGCGCAGGCCTTCTCTGGAGTCATTCCTCCACTGATGAATGCTATTAATAATCTCAGCTTTGCGTTGGTTGCAGGCATAGGTGGGTACATGGCTGTACAAGGTGTTATCACGATCGGGATCATAACTGCCTTTCTAAATTACTCGAAGCAGTTTGCTCGTCCGCTAAATGAGATGGCAAATCAATTTAACATGCTACAATCAGCTTTTGCTGGTGCAGAACGTGTATTTGAGGTGCTGGATGAGGAACCGGAATTCGCGGATCAAGCAGTGGCGGACTCCCTTGAACAAGTGGAAGGAAAAGTAGAGTTTAAGGATGTCACTTTTGGTTATAAGCCAGATAAGCCTGTCTTACAAGAGATTAATCTGATAGCGGAGCCTGGGCAAATGATTGCTCTAGTAGGCCCTACTGGTTCAGGTAAAACAACAATTGTAAACCTATTGATGAGATTCTACGATGTGCAGCAGGGAAGTGTCATCGTAGACGGACGGGATATACGTCAGATTGACAAAGAAAATCTGCGGTCCTCTATCGGGATGGTACTACAGGATACCTACCTGTTTGCGGGAACTGTAATCGAAAATATTCGCTACGGCAGGCTAGATGCTACAGACGAGCAGGTCATGTATGCAGCTCGCATGGCGAATGCTCATTCCTTTATTGAACGCCTACCAGAAGGCTATCATACGAAGCTCACGGAGGATGCTAGCAATATCAGTCAAGGACAGCGGCAATTGCTGACCATTGCGCGGGCGATTCTAGCGGACCCATCCATCCTGATTTTGGACGAGGCAACCAGCAGTATTGATACAAGAACCGAGATGCAAATTCAGAAAGCCTTGAAAGTATTGATGCAAGGACGCACTAGCTTCGTGATTGCCCATCGCTTGAGTACGATTCAGGAGGCGGATCAAATCTTGGTCATTAACCAAGGGGAGATTATTGAGAGAGGCAATCATAAGGAATTACTGGAGCAACAGGGCTTTTACTATAATCTGTACCATACACAATTTAAGAATCAAGCTTCATAAGTAACGAAGGCCGTCCAGAGAAATGCTGGGCGGCTTTTTTTATTAAACCTTACAAAAATGTAAGTGGTGTGTAATCTTCATGCATGGTTAAAAAATCTAGTATTCATTACAATAATGACAACGAGTCGCTAGCGAACGACACTATTATGATAAAAAAGGATTGATGTCTATGACCGCATTATCGGTCACAAAAAAAGAGCGTATTGTTTCGATGGATATCTTGCGTGGGATTGCACTTATGGGGATTTTGCTGGTGAATGCACCAGCCTATATGACTTATATGGAAGGGCAAAGCATAACTCAGCATGCTTTTGATCCTACCTTACGCCTTCTATATGATTTATTTATCACAACGAAATTTTTCAGTATTTTTTCGTTCTTGTTTGGACTTGGCTTCTATATTTTTATGAGTCGTGCAGAGGCACGTGGAGATAAACCGTTTATTCTTTTT
The nucleotide sequence above comes from Brevibacillus laterosporus LMG 15441. Encoded proteins:
- a CDS encoding ABC transporter ATP-binding protein; translated protein: MGKLFKYIVPYRKYAVAAVLLMFLEVVMDLLQPTLMAHIVDQGVANGDVTYIIQTGLIMVGVALLGIVGGVGCIYFASIVSQNFGADVRLDLFSHIQTFSFDKLDQFKTSSLITRLTNDVTQVQNVVLMMLRMLTRFPLLFIGGMVMAFSLNAKMALVLVVTVPLLILSLLVIIKKGFPLFKKVQASLDKVNGVTRENLAGVRVVKAFVRSDYEKERFQTENDQLADITVKAARTMALMMPIMMLLMNLSIVAIIWFGGFQVNTGSMQLGEVIAFTNYMTQILFALMMAGMMLMMVSRAKVSADRIVEVMDTKTTIADVGHKDVYMHTGKIEFDHVSFQYAGTSGQPVLKDVTFSVTPGERIAILGSTGSGKSTLVHLLPRFYDVTEGRILLDGTDIRELSLQELRKNIGMVLQEAVLFSGTIRDNIRWGDPEASDDQVIAAAKAAQADEFIAKLPAGYDTVVGQRGVNLSGGQKQRLSIARALLAKPNILILDDSTSAVDLTTEALIQKALKEQLGHTTCFIVAQRISSVMEADKIIVLDNGQISDIGTHQELMQHSDVYQDIYRSQVREEAI
- a CDS encoding ABC transporter ATP-binding protein; the protein is MNRGGSEPQRSKGMGGPMGKGMTGMPVVKPKNSMEALKRLWGYLREQRWSLFLVFFLVLASSGFALMGPLLIGKAIDSMGITTGQVQFSLLAKIVGSLIIVYILGALASWLQTYLMASVSQKTVKSMRKDIFDKVQTLPLRFFDERPRGDLMSRLTNDVENINNTLSQATTQIFSSLITVIGAVGMMLMLSPSLTLVSLIVVPLGLFITKKIAERTRKLFLEQQTELGQLNGYIEEMISGQRVVKAFNREQQTIDQFAEKNQRLKKVGAQAQAFSGVIPPLMNAINNLSFALVAGIGGYMAVQGVITIGIITAFLNYSKQFARPLNEMANQFNMLQSAFAGAERVFEVLDEEPEFADQAVADSLEQVEGKVEFKDVTFGYKPDKPVLQEINLIAEPGQMIALVGPTGSGKTTIVNLLMRFYDVQQGSVIVDGRDIRQIDKENLRSSIGMVLQDTYLFAGTVIENIRYGRLDATDEQVMYAARMANAHSFIERLPEGYHTKLTEDASNISQGQRQLLTIARAILADPSILILDEATSSIDTRTEMQIQKALKVLMQGRTSFVIAHRLSTIQEADQILVINQGEIIERGNHKELLEQQGFYYNLYHTQFKNQAS